In one Melopsittacus undulatus isolate bMelUnd1 chromosome 4, bMelUnd1.mat.Z, whole genome shotgun sequence genomic region, the following are encoded:
- the RUFY2 gene encoding RUN and FYVE domain-containing protein 2 isoform X2 has translation MAVKDPTAVERANLLNMAKLSIKGLIESALSFGRTLDSDYPPLQQFFVVMEHCLKHGLKVRKSFLSYNKTIWGPLELVEKLYPEAEEIAASVRDLPGLKTPLGRARAWLRLALMQKKMADYLRCLIIQRDLLSEFYEYHALMMEEEGAVIVGLLVGLNVIDANLCVKGEDLDSQVGVIDFSVYLKSDDDIGGKERNVQIAAILDQKNYVEELNRQLNTVSSLHARVDSLEKSNTKLIEELAIAKNNIIKLQEENHQLRSENTLILMKTQHHLEATKVDVEAELQTYKHSRQGLDEMYSEARRQLREESQLRQDMENELVVQVSMKHEIELAMKLLEKDIHEKQDTLIGLRQQLDEVKAINMEMYQKLQVSEDAMKEKNEIIGRLEDKTNEINATMKQLEQRLQQAEKAQMDAEAEDEKLKQEYVNKSESLQKEFSQKEKQLLQLETDLKIEKEWRQTLEDDLQKEKETVSHLKTKTQEIINLKKEFLKLQEKNKQLRRICQDQEAALQELASKLSESKLKIEDIKEANKALQGQVWLKDKEATHCKLCEKEFSLSKRKHHCRNCGEIFCNACSDNELPLPSSPKPVRVCDSCHAILIQRCSSNVP, from the exons ATGG CTGTAAAGGATCCTACAGCTGTAGAAAGAGCAAATTTATTGAACATGGCTAAATTGAGTATCAAAGGACTCATTGAATCAGCTTTGAGCTTTGGCCGAACTCTGGATTCTGACTACCCACCTTTGCAGCAGTTCTTTGTTGTCATGGAGCACTGCCTGAAGCATGGTCTTAAAG taAGAAAATCCTTTCTAAGTTACAATAAAACCATCTGGGGTCCTCTGGAACTTGTGGAGAAATTATATCCAGAAGCTGAGGAAATAGCAGCAAGTGTCAGAGATTTGCCTGGCCTTAA AACACCACTGGGCCGTGCCCGGGCCTGGTTACGGTTAGCactaatgcagaagaaaatggcTGACTATCTTCGCTGTTTGATCATTCAGAGAGATCTTCTCAG TGAATTTTATGAGTATCATGCACTAATGatggaggaagaaggagcagTTATTGTTGGGCTGTTAGTTGGGTTGAATGTAATAGATGCTAACCTGTGTGTGAAAGGAGAAGACCTAGATTCACAA GTTGGGGTGattgatttttctgtgtatttaaagAGTGATGATGACATTGGAGGTAAGGAAAG GAATGTACAGATTGCTGCAATTTTGGACCAAAAGAATTACGTTGAAGAACTAAACAGACAACTGAA CACAGTTAGCAGCCTACATGCGAGAGTTGACTCACTAGAGAAATCAAACACTAAACTGATTGAAgag ttagCGATAGCCAAAAACAATATAATTAAACTCCAGGAAGAAAACCATCAGTTAAGGAGTGAAAATActcttattttaatgaaaacacagcatcatCTAGAG GCAACTAAAGTGGATGTTGAAGCAGAACTTCAGACATACAAACACTCCAGGCAGGGTTTAGATGAAATGTACAGTGAAGCACGTAGACAGCTTCGAGAAGAATCACAACTTCGACAA GATATGGAGAATGAGCTAGTGGTTCAAGTTAGTATGAAACATGAGATAGAACTTGCCATGAAGTTGCTGGAGAAGGACATCCATGAAAAGCAGGATACCCTCATAGGCCTTCGGCAACAGCTTGATGAAGTTAAAGCAATTAACATGGAAATGTATCAAAAGCTGCAG GTTTCTGAAGATGCtatgaaggaaaagaatgaaataattgGTCGATTAGAGGATAAGACTAATGAAATTAATGCAACTATGAAACAACTAGAACAAAG ATtgcagcaagcagagaaggCTCAAATGGATGCTGAGGCTGAGGATgagaaacttaaacaggaaTATGTGAATAAATCTGAAAGTCTGCAGAAAGAATTCTCCCAGAAGGAGAAACAGCT ACTTCAGCTGGAAACAGATTTGAAGATAGAAAAAGAGTGGCGGCAAACCCTAGAGGATGatcttcagaaggaaaaggaaactgtatctcatctgaaaacaaagacccaagaaataattaatcttaaaaaa gagTTCCTTAAGCTTCAGGAAAAGAATAAGCAACTGCGAAGGATATGTCAAGACCAAGAAGCTGCTCTCCAAGAACTGGCATCCAAGCTGAGCGA ATCAAAGCTGAAAATAGAAGATATAAAAGAAGCGAATAAAGCGTTACAG GGCCAGGTTTGGTTGAAGGACAAAGAGGCTACACATTGCAAGTTATGTGAAAAggaattttctctttccaaaaggAAG CATCATTGTAGAAACTGTGGCGAGATTTTCTGTAATGCCTGTTCGGACAATGAACTGCCTCTGCCTTCTTCACCAAAGCCTGTGCGGGTCTGTGATTCCTGCCATGCAATACTTATACAGAGGTGCTCTTCTAATGTGCCGTAA
- the HNRNPH3 gene encoding heterogeneous nuclear ribonucleoprotein H3 isoform X1 has protein sequence MDWSGKHNGPNDTTNDGTVVRLRGLPFGCSKEEIVQFFQGLEIVPNGITLTLDYQGRSTGEAFVQFASKEIAENALGKHKERIGHRYIEIFKSSKSEIRGFSDMPRRMMGQQRPGPYDRPLGGRGGYYGAGRGNMYDRMRRGGGGYDGGYGGFDDYSGYNNYGYGNDGYDDRMRDGRGMGGHGYGGTGEAGSGFHGGGHFVHMRGLPFRATENDIANFFSPLNPIRVHIDIGADGRATGEADVEFVTHEDAVAAMSKDKNHMQHRYIELFLNSTAGGGAGMGGYGRDGMDQGYGPVGRMGMGTNYSGYGTPDGLGGYSRGIGNNGGYYGQGGGGWRGMY, from the exons ATGGACTGGAGTGGAAAACATAATGGGCCAAATGATACAACTAATGATGGAACAGTGGTACGACTTCGAGGCCTGCCATTTGGTTGCAGCAAAGAAGAGATTGTTCAGTTTTTCCAAG GGTTGGAAATCGTGCCAAATGGGATAACATTGACGCTGGACTACCAGGGGAGAAGCACAGGGGAGGCCTTCGTGCAGTTTGCTTCAAAGGAGATAGCAGAAAATGCTCTGGGGAAACACAAGGAAAGAATAGGGCACAG ATATATTGAAATCTTCAAAAGTAGTAAGAGCGAAATCAGAGGATTCAGTGACATGCCAAGAAGAATGATGGGACAACAACGGCCTGGACCATATGATAGACCATTAGGAGGAAGAGGGGGTTATTACGGAGCTGGGCGTGGAAATATGTATGACAGAATGCGTCGAGGAGGTGGTGGATATGATGGTG GATATGGTGGCTTTGATGATTATAGTGGCTATAATAACTATGGCTATGGAAACGATGGCTATGATGATAGAATGAGGGATGGGAGAG gCATGGGGGGACATGGCTATGGTGGAACTGGAGAAGCAGGCTCAGGTTTCCACGGTGGTGGTCATTTTGTTCACATGAGAGGACTGCCTTTTCGAGCAACAGAAAATGATATTGCTAAT tttttctcACCATTGAACCCTATAAGAGTTCACATTGATATTGGAGCAGATGGAAGAGCCACTGGAGAGGCAGATGTGGAATTTGTAACACATGAGGATGCAGTAGCTGCCATGTCTAAGGATAAAAATCACATGC AGCATCGATATATTGAACTATTCCTGAATTCAACTGCTGGAGGTGGTGCTGGCATGGGAGGTTATGGCAGAGATGGAATGG ATCAAGGTTATGGCCCTGTGGGTAGAATGGGAATGGGTACCAATTACAGTGGATATGGAACACCTGATGGCCTGGGTGGATATA GTCGTGGCATTGGAAATAATGGAGGATACTATGGGCAAGGTGGAGGAGGATGGCGTGGAATGTATTGA
- the HNRNPH3 gene encoding heterogeneous nuclear ribonucleoprotein H3 isoform X2: protein MDWSGKHNGPNDTTNDGTVVRLRGLPFGCSKEEIVQFFQGLEIVPNGITLTLDYQGRSTGEAFVQFASKEIAENALGKHKERIGHRYIEIFKSSKSEIRGFSDMPRRMMGQQRPGPYDRPLGGRGGYYGAGRGNMYDRMRRGGGGYDGGYGGFDDYSGYNNYGYGNDGYDDRMRDGRGMGGHGYGGTGEAGSGFHGGGHFVHMRGLPFRATENDIANFFSPLNPIRVHIDIGADGRATGEADVEFVTHEDAVAAMSKDKNHMQHRYIELFLNSTAGGGAGMGGYGRDGMDQGYGPVGRMGMGTNYSGYGTPDGLGGYSMYA from the exons ATGGACTGGAGTGGAAAACATAATGGGCCAAATGATACAACTAATGATGGAACAGTGGTACGACTTCGAGGCCTGCCATTTGGTTGCAGCAAAGAAGAGATTGTTCAGTTTTTCCAAG GGTTGGAAATCGTGCCAAATGGGATAACATTGACGCTGGACTACCAGGGGAGAAGCACAGGGGAGGCCTTCGTGCAGTTTGCTTCAAAGGAGATAGCAGAAAATGCTCTGGGGAAACACAAGGAAAGAATAGGGCACAG ATATATTGAAATCTTCAAAAGTAGTAAGAGCGAAATCAGAGGATTCAGTGACATGCCAAGAAGAATGATGGGACAACAACGGCCTGGACCATATGATAGACCATTAGGAGGAAGAGGGGGTTATTACGGAGCTGGGCGTGGAAATATGTATGACAGAATGCGTCGAGGAGGTGGTGGATATGATGGTG GATATGGTGGCTTTGATGATTATAGTGGCTATAATAACTATGGCTATGGAAACGATGGCTATGATGATAGAATGAGGGATGGGAGAG gCATGGGGGGACATGGCTATGGTGGAACTGGAGAAGCAGGCTCAGGTTTCCACGGTGGTGGTCATTTTGTTCACATGAGAGGACTGCCTTTTCGAGCAACAGAAAATGATATTGCTAAT tttttctcACCATTGAACCCTATAAGAGTTCACATTGATATTGGAGCAGATGGAAGAGCCACTGGAGAGGCAGATGTGGAATTTGTAACACATGAGGATGCAGTAGCTGCCATGTCTAAGGATAAAAATCACATGC AGCATCGATATATTGAACTATTCCTGAATTCAACTGCTGGAGGTGGTGCTGGCATGGGAGGTTATGGCAGAGATGGAATGG ATCAAGGTTATGGCCCTGTGGGTAGAATGGGAATGGGTACCAATTACAGTGGATATGGAACACCTGATGGCCTGGGTGGATATA gtatGTATGCGTGA
- the HNRNPH3 gene encoding heterogeneous nuclear ribonucleoprotein H3 isoform X3, with protein MPRRMMGQQRPGPYDRPLGGRGGYYGAGRGNMYDRMRRGGGGYDGGYGGFDDYSGYNNYGYGNDGYDDRMRDGRGMGGHGYGGTGEAGSGFHGGGHFVHMRGLPFRATENDIANFFSPLNPIRVHIDIGADGRATGEADVEFVTHEDAVAAMSKDKNHMQHRYIELFLNSTAGGGAGMGGYGRDGMDQGYGPVGRMGMGTNYSGYGTPDGLGGYSRGIGNNGGYYGQGGGGWRGMY; from the exons ATGCCAAGAAGAATGATGGGACAACAACGGCCTGGACCATATGATAGACCATTAGGAGGAAGAGGGGGTTATTACGGAGCTGGGCGTGGAAATATGTATGACAGAATGCGTCGAGGAGGTGGTGGATATGATGGTG GATATGGTGGCTTTGATGATTATAGTGGCTATAATAACTATGGCTATGGAAACGATGGCTATGATGATAGAATGAGGGATGGGAGAG gCATGGGGGGACATGGCTATGGTGGAACTGGAGAAGCAGGCTCAGGTTTCCACGGTGGTGGTCATTTTGTTCACATGAGAGGACTGCCTTTTCGAGCAACAGAAAATGATATTGCTAAT tttttctcACCATTGAACCCTATAAGAGTTCACATTGATATTGGAGCAGATGGAAGAGCCACTGGAGAGGCAGATGTGGAATTTGTAACACATGAGGATGCAGTAGCTGCCATGTCTAAGGATAAAAATCACATGC AGCATCGATATATTGAACTATTCCTGAATTCAACTGCTGGAGGTGGTGCTGGCATGGGAGGTTATGGCAGAGATGGAATGG ATCAAGGTTATGGCCCTGTGGGTAGAATGGGAATGGGTACCAATTACAGTGGATATGGAACACCTGATGGCCTGGGTGGATATA GTCGTGGCATTGGAAATAATGGAGGATACTATGGGCAAGGTGGAGGAGGATGGCGTGGAATGTATTGA
- the RUFY2 gene encoding RUN and FYVE domain-containing protein 2 isoform X1 has protein sequence MAVKDPTAVERANLLNMAKLSIKGLIESALSFGRTLDSDYPPLQQFFVVMEHCLKHGLKVRKSFLSYNKTIWGPLELVEKLYPEAEEIAASVRDLPGLKTPLGRARAWLRLALMQKKMADYLRCLIIQRDLLSEFYEYHALMMEEEGAVIVGLLVGLNVIDANLCVKGEDLDSQVGVIDFSVYLKSDDDIGGKERNVQIAAILDQKNYVEELNRQLNSTVSSLHARVDSLEKSNTKLIEELAIAKNNIIKLQEENHQLRSENTLILMKTQHHLEATKVDVEAELQTYKHSRQGLDEMYSEARRQLREESQLRQDMENELVVQVSMKHEIELAMKLLEKDIHEKQDTLIGLRQQLDEVKAINMEMYQKLQVSEDAMKEKNEIIGRLEDKTNEINATMKQLEQRLQQAEKAQMDAEAEDEKLKQEYVNKSESLQKEFSQKEKQLLQLETDLKIEKEWRQTLEDDLQKEKETVSHLKTKTQEIINLKKEFLKLQEKNKQLRRICQDQEAALQELASKLSESKLKIEDIKEANKALQGQVWLKDKEATHCKLCEKEFSLSKRKHHCRNCGEIFCNACSDNELPLPSSPKPVRVCDSCHAILIQRCSSNVP, from the exons ATGG CTGTAAAGGATCCTACAGCTGTAGAAAGAGCAAATTTATTGAACATGGCTAAATTGAGTATCAAAGGACTCATTGAATCAGCTTTGAGCTTTGGCCGAACTCTGGATTCTGACTACCCACCTTTGCAGCAGTTCTTTGTTGTCATGGAGCACTGCCTGAAGCATGGTCTTAAAG taAGAAAATCCTTTCTAAGTTACAATAAAACCATCTGGGGTCCTCTGGAACTTGTGGAGAAATTATATCCAGAAGCTGAGGAAATAGCAGCAAGTGTCAGAGATTTGCCTGGCCTTAA AACACCACTGGGCCGTGCCCGGGCCTGGTTACGGTTAGCactaatgcagaagaaaatggcTGACTATCTTCGCTGTTTGATCATTCAGAGAGATCTTCTCAG TGAATTTTATGAGTATCATGCACTAATGatggaggaagaaggagcagTTATTGTTGGGCTGTTAGTTGGGTTGAATGTAATAGATGCTAACCTGTGTGTGAAAGGAGAAGACCTAGATTCACAA GTTGGGGTGattgatttttctgtgtatttaaagAGTGATGATGACATTGGAGGTAAGGAAAG GAATGTACAGATTGCTGCAATTTTGGACCAAAAGAATTACGTTGAAGAACTAAACAGACAACTGAA tagCACAGTTAGCAGCCTACATGCGAGAGTTGACTCACTAGAGAAATCAAACACTAAACTGATTGAAgag ttagCGATAGCCAAAAACAATATAATTAAACTCCAGGAAGAAAACCATCAGTTAAGGAGTGAAAATActcttattttaatgaaaacacagcatcatCTAGAG GCAACTAAAGTGGATGTTGAAGCAGAACTTCAGACATACAAACACTCCAGGCAGGGTTTAGATGAAATGTACAGTGAAGCACGTAGACAGCTTCGAGAAGAATCACAACTTCGACAA GATATGGAGAATGAGCTAGTGGTTCAAGTTAGTATGAAACATGAGATAGAACTTGCCATGAAGTTGCTGGAGAAGGACATCCATGAAAAGCAGGATACCCTCATAGGCCTTCGGCAACAGCTTGATGAAGTTAAAGCAATTAACATGGAAATGTATCAAAAGCTGCAG GTTTCTGAAGATGCtatgaaggaaaagaatgaaataattgGTCGATTAGAGGATAAGACTAATGAAATTAATGCAACTATGAAACAACTAGAACAAAG ATtgcagcaagcagagaaggCTCAAATGGATGCTGAGGCTGAGGATgagaaacttaaacaggaaTATGTGAATAAATCTGAAAGTCTGCAGAAAGAATTCTCCCAGAAGGAGAAACAGCT ACTTCAGCTGGAAACAGATTTGAAGATAGAAAAAGAGTGGCGGCAAACCCTAGAGGATGatcttcagaaggaaaaggaaactgtatctcatctgaaaacaaagacccaagaaataattaatcttaaaaaa gagTTCCTTAAGCTTCAGGAAAAGAATAAGCAACTGCGAAGGATATGTCAAGACCAAGAAGCTGCTCTCCAAGAACTGGCATCCAAGCTGAGCGA ATCAAAGCTGAAAATAGAAGATATAAAAGAAGCGAATAAAGCGTTACAG GGCCAGGTTTGGTTGAAGGACAAAGAGGCTACACATTGCAAGTTATGTGAAAAggaattttctctttccaaaaggAAG CATCATTGTAGAAACTGTGGCGAGATTTTCTGTAATGCCTGTTCGGACAATGAACTGCCTCTGCCTTCTTCACCAAAGCCTGTGCGGGTCTGTGATTCCTGCCATGCAATACTTATACAGAGGTGCTCTTCTAATGTGCCGTAA
- the RUFY2 gene encoding RUN and FYVE domain-containing protein 2 isoform X3 translates to MAVKDPTAVERANLLNMAKLSIKGLIESALSFGRTLDSDYPPLQQFFVVMEHCLKHGLKVRKSFLSYNKTIWGPLELVEKLYPEAEEIAASVRDLPGLKTPLGRARAWLRLALMQKKMADYLRCLIIQRDLLSEFYEYHALMMEEEGAVIVGLLVGLNVIDANLCVKGEDLDSQVGVIDFSVYLKSDDDIGGKERNVQIAAILDQKNYVEELNRQLNSTVSSLHARVDSLEKSNTKLIEELAIAKNNIIKLQEENHQLRSENTLILMKTQHHLEATKVDVEAELQTYKHSRQGLDEMYSEARRQLREESQLRQDMENELVVQVSMKHEIELAMKLLEKDIHEKQDTLIGLRQQLDEVKAINMEMYQKLQVSEDAMKEKNEIIGRLEDKTNEINATMKQLEQSDKDLLTQTRTIAMSFVKCASNEAQHQYKLVKDISF, encoded by the exons ATGG CTGTAAAGGATCCTACAGCTGTAGAAAGAGCAAATTTATTGAACATGGCTAAATTGAGTATCAAAGGACTCATTGAATCAGCTTTGAGCTTTGGCCGAACTCTGGATTCTGACTACCCACCTTTGCAGCAGTTCTTTGTTGTCATGGAGCACTGCCTGAAGCATGGTCTTAAAG taAGAAAATCCTTTCTAAGTTACAATAAAACCATCTGGGGTCCTCTGGAACTTGTGGAGAAATTATATCCAGAAGCTGAGGAAATAGCAGCAAGTGTCAGAGATTTGCCTGGCCTTAA AACACCACTGGGCCGTGCCCGGGCCTGGTTACGGTTAGCactaatgcagaagaaaatggcTGACTATCTTCGCTGTTTGATCATTCAGAGAGATCTTCTCAG TGAATTTTATGAGTATCATGCACTAATGatggaggaagaaggagcagTTATTGTTGGGCTGTTAGTTGGGTTGAATGTAATAGATGCTAACCTGTGTGTGAAAGGAGAAGACCTAGATTCACAA GTTGGGGTGattgatttttctgtgtatttaaagAGTGATGATGACATTGGAGGTAAGGAAAG GAATGTACAGATTGCTGCAATTTTGGACCAAAAGAATTACGTTGAAGAACTAAACAGACAACTGAA tagCACAGTTAGCAGCCTACATGCGAGAGTTGACTCACTAGAGAAATCAAACACTAAACTGATTGAAgag ttagCGATAGCCAAAAACAATATAATTAAACTCCAGGAAGAAAACCATCAGTTAAGGAGTGAAAATActcttattttaatgaaaacacagcatcatCTAGAG GCAACTAAAGTGGATGTTGAAGCAGAACTTCAGACATACAAACACTCCAGGCAGGGTTTAGATGAAATGTACAGTGAAGCACGTAGACAGCTTCGAGAAGAATCACAACTTCGACAA GATATGGAGAATGAGCTAGTGGTTCAAGTTAGTATGAAACATGAGATAGAACTTGCCATGAAGTTGCTGGAGAAGGACATCCATGAAAAGCAGGATACCCTCATAGGCCTTCGGCAACAGCTTGATGAAGTTAAAGCAATTAACATGGAAATGTATCAAAAGCTGCAG GTTTCTGAAGATGCtatgaaggaaaagaatgaaataattgGTCGATTAGAGGATAAGACTAATGAAATTAATGCAACTATGAAACAACTAGAACAAAG TGACAAAGATCTGTTAACTCAAACTAGGACTATTGCAATGTCATTCGTCAAATGTGCCAGCAATGAAGCTCAGCACCAGTATAAACTTGTCAAAGACATATCATTCTGA